The genomic interval CGCGCAGAATGGTCTCCACCCGGGCTTGATCCGCCGCAATCTCCTGCGCATCCCCGTCCAGCTCGCAGAGGAGGATGGCCGCCGCCTCGCGGGGATAGCCGACGTGCACGAAATCCTCGGCGGCGGCGATGGCCAGGCGATCCATCATCTCGAGACCGGCGGGGAGGATACCGGCGGCGATGATGGCGCTGACGGCATCCGCCGCCCGCCCCACATCCCCAAAGGCCGCCAGGAGCAGCACCGTCTCTTCCGGCACCGGCAGCAGGCGCAGCTGGCAGGAGGTCACCACCCCTAGCAGTCCCTCCGAGCCGATGATCAGGGAAAGGAGGTTGTAACCGGGGCTATCGGGCGCGAGGCTTCCGATCTCGAGCCTTTCCCCACGGGCGTCCAGGACCTCCGCCGCCAGCACGTTGTGGGTGGTCAGGCCATATTTGAGGCAATGGACCCCACCGGAGTTTTCCGCCAGGTTGCCGCCAATACTGCAGGCAATCTGCGAGGATGGGTCGGGTGCGTAGAAAAGACCGTGCGGACGCGTTTTTTGGCTGATGGCCAGATTGCGCACTCCCGGGCCGACTCGGATGCAGACATTGGCAAAGTCGATGGCGTCCATATCCCGCAAGCGGGCCAGGGACAAAAGCACCGCCCCAGTGCTGGGTCGCGCACCACCGGACAGGCCGGTGCCCGCCCCGCGCGGCACCACGGCGACGCCATGACGATGGCAGATCGCCAAGACCGCAGCGACCGCCTCGGCC from Acidithiobacillus caldus ATCC 51756 carries:
- a CDS encoding FAD-linked oxidase C-terminal domain-containing protein; the protein is MNRAKTPQVGVIEALAAVLPAEALLTEPESMRPYECDGLSALRGTPLCVALPETAEAVAAVLAICHRHGVAVVPRGAGTGLSGGARPSTGAVLLSLARLRDMDAIDFANVCIRVGPGVRNLAISQKTRPHGLFYAPDPSSQIACSIGGNLAENSGGVHCLKYGLTTHNVLAAEVLDARGERLEIGSLAPDSPGYNLLSLIIGSEGLLGVVTSCQLRLLPVPEETVLLLAAFGDVGRAADAVSAIIAAGILPAGLEMMDRLAIAAAEDFVHVGYPREAAAILLCELDGDAQEIAADQARVETILREHGVEDLRLARDEATRLALWKGRKAAFPAVGRLAPDYYCMDGTIPRVRLAEVLAQIAELSRKFGLPVANVFHAGDGNLHPLILYDANVEGQQQQAEQLGAEILELCVRVGGTITGEHGVGVEKLDSMCVQFTPEELAQLHRIKAAFDPEGRLNPGKAVPTLHRCAELGAMHVHAGSLPFPELERF